A genomic region of Balaenoptera ricei isolate mBalRic1 chromosome 21, mBalRic1.hap2, whole genome shotgun sequence contains the following coding sequences:
- the LOC132356623 gene encoding beta-defensin 103A-like gives MRVYYLLFALVFLFLLPLPGSGGIINILQKYYCKIRGGRCALFGCLAWETPSGRCSQSGRKCCLRRK, from the exons ATGAGGGTCTACTACCTTCTCTTTGCATTGGTCTTCTTGTTCTTGCTGCCTCTTCCAG GCAGTGGAGGAAtcataaatatattacaaaagtaTTATTGCAAAATACGGGGTGGCCGGTGTGCTCTATTTGGCTGCCTTGCATGGGAGACACCCTCAGGCCGTTGTTCCCAGAGTGGTCGAAAATGCTGcctaaggagaaaatga